The following proteins are co-located in the Trichormus variabilis 0441 genome:
- a CDS encoding peptidoglycan D,D-transpeptidase FtsI family protein yields the protein MQKSPSRLKFRKFQKPEFTRRKRVPQKVAMKTIAPNTQEPLTSAKTRLLIVWGILMTAGLGLAINVYNLQILQGAKLTERARNQQMVSLRPYMPRRLVVDRNDNVLAVDRPVYTLYAHPKLFKKTNEEISDRLAPIIDRNPADLVKIFQGRKSGITLTSSLPEELAERVRKLSLDGLEMIPKYSRYYPQDDLVADVVGYVDVDRRGQAGVERSQEKWLERSVKTIRLSRAGNGALMPDYAPEGFLNSDDLRMQLTIDSRLQRATRNALKEQLEKFGGKRGAVIVMDAMDGSILALASQPTYNPNEYSKADISLFKNWTVADLYEPGSTFKPLNVAIALENGVIKADDVFNDSGAIRIGSHTIRNAQRNGYGRINIAQILQNSSNIGMVQMIQRLKPSIYYNWLERLGLGQPVDTDLPFAVSGTLKSQEKFIHSPIEPATTSFGQGFSLTPLQLVQMHGALANGGKLVTPHVVRGLIDTKGQIHYTPNHPAPRQIFSAATTQKVVEMMETVVTEGTGKVAQIPGYRIAGKTGTAQKASPNGGYIVGARITSFVAILPVESPRYVILALVDEPKGANAYGSTVAAPIVKSVMEALIPIERLAPSQPIEEKP from the coding sequence ATGCAAAAGTCACCAAGTAGATTGAAGTTTAGAAAGTTTCAAAAGCCGGAGTTCACCAGGCGCAAAAGGGTACCGCAAAAGGTGGCAATGAAGACAATCGCCCCCAATACCCAAGAGCCATTAACAAGTGCCAAAACCAGACTTTTGATTGTCTGGGGCATATTAATGACTGCTGGACTGGGGTTGGCAATTAATGTGTATAACTTGCAAATTTTGCAGGGAGCAAAACTGACAGAAAGAGCGCGAAACCAACAAATGGTAAGCTTGCGCCCCTATATGCCTCGCCGCTTGGTGGTGGATCGCAATGATAATGTGTTGGCTGTTGACCGCCCTGTCTATACTTTATATGCCCACCCTAAGCTATTTAAAAAGACGAACGAAGAAATAAGCGATCGCCTAGCTCCTATTATTGATAGAAACCCTGCTGATTTAGTCAAGATTTTTCAAGGTCGAAAAAGTGGTATTACTTTGACCTCCTCTTTACCAGAGGAACTGGCCGAGCGCGTCAGGAAATTAAGCTTAGATGGCTTGGAAATGATTCCCAAATATTCCCGCTATTATCCCCAGGATGATTTAGTGGCGGATGTAGTGGGATATGTAGACGTTGACCGTCGTGGTCAGGCGGGTGTGGAACGTAGCCAAGAGAAATGGCTAGAACGTTCTGTGAAAACAATACGCTTAAGTAGGGCGGGTAATGGGGCTTTGATGCCTGATTATGCTCCTGAAGGTTTTTTAAATTCTGATGATTTGCGGATGCAATTGACTATTGACAGTCGTTTGCAAAGGGCTACCAGGAATGCGCTGAAAGAACAGCTAGAAAAGTTTGGCGGGAAACGAGGAGCAGTGATTGTGATGGATGCGATGGATGGCTCTATCCTCGCTTTGGCATCTCAACCTACTTATAACCCGAATGAATACTCGAAAGCGGATATTTCGCTGTTCAAAAACTGGACGGTGGCTGATCTCTATGAGCCTGGTTCGACATTTAAACCATTGAATGTGGCGATCGCTCTGGAAAATGGCGTAATCAAAGCAGATGATGTGTTTAATGATTCTGGTGCAATTCGCATCGGTTCTCATACGATTAGAAACGCTCAACGCAACGGTTACGGACGCATCAATATTGCTCAAATTCTCCAAAACTCCAGCAATATTGGCATGGTGCAAATGATCCAACGCCTAAAGCCTTCGATTTACTACAATTGGCTGGAACGTTTAGGACTGGGACAACCAGTAGATACAGATTTACCTTTTGCGGTCAGTGGCACACTCAAAAGCCAAGAAAAATTTATTCACTCCCCCATTGAACCGGCAACAACTTCTTTTGGACAGGGCTTTTCCTTAACACCCTTACAATTAGTGCAGATGCACGGTGCCTTAGCTAACGGTGGTAAATTGGTGACACCTCATGTTGTCCGGGGACTAATTGATACTAAAGGACAAATCCACTACACACCCAATCACCCAGCACCAAGGCAAATTTTCTCAGCCGCAACGACCCAAAAAGTTGTGGAAATGATGGAAACGGTAGTTACAGAAGGTACTGGCAAGGTTGCTCAAATCCCTGGCTATCGCATCGCCGGCAAAACAGGTACAGCCCAAAAAGCCAGTCCTAACGGCGGCTACATCGTTGGCGCTCGGATTACTAGCTTTGTTGCTATTTTACCCGTTGAATCGCCCCGCTATGTAATTTTGGCCTTAGTTGATGAGCCAAAAGGAGCCAACGCCTACGGTTCAACTGTCGCAGCCCCAATTGTTAAATCCGTTATGGAAGCACTAATTCCCATTGAACGCTTAGCACCCAGCCAGCCAATTGAGGAAAAACCTTAA
- a CDS encoding iron-containing redox enzyme family protein, whose protein sequence is MQSNLVMFPIVEVVRPGTQVKETNSTDYEGAEQQFLLLLATEDLDDNLDRQAAIVSDFEQAVSRAINGAYKRECQDDLAHRFLQRILYRINRLNLFWFDDLRQYTNERSLYLSSCRNQIEAAWQKWELAQVDVAAIQKLDVKQALIDRADADLDPPLSAASRYIREEMSEAGYRQLLAIGSFDGLVEGSRLSRILGGAANEVQCTLVRVLLEEYGNGRLSRKHSTFFAQMLAEFGMNTTPEAYFDLVPWEVLACANHNFLLTERRRYYLRYSGGLTYFEVAGPAAYRNYLAAAQRLGLSNAAMGYWELHIREDERHGRWMLDDVALPLAQRYPDDAWELVLGYDQEKLMGDRAAEAVVRSTRQAESIN, encoded by the coding sequence ATGCAAAGCAATTTAGTTATGTTCCCAATTGTCGAGGTTGTAAGGCCAGGTACGCAAGTCAAAGAAACAAATTCTACTGATTACGAAGGTGCCGAGCAGCAATTTTTATTACTTTTGGCAACTGAGGACTTAGACGATAACTTAGATAGACAAGCTGCAATTGTCAGTGATTTTGAACAGGCGGTTTCCAGGGCAATTAATGGGGCTTATAAACGTGAGTGCCAAGATGACTTAGCACATCGGTTTTTGCAACGGATTCTCTATCGGATTAATCGGCTGAATCTGTTTTGGTTTGATGATTTGCGACAGTATACTAATGAGCGATCGCTCTATTTATCCTCATGTCGTAACCAAATTGAGGCTGCTTGGCAAAAGTGGGAACTTGCACAAGTAGATGTCGCTGCAATACAAAAATTAGATGTCAAACAAGCATTAATAGACCGTGCTGATGCTGATTTAGACCCGCCACTATCAGCCGCTAGTCGCTATATTCGTGAAGAGATGAGCGAAGCTGGCTACCGTCAATTGTTGGCGATCGGTTCTTTCGATGGTTTGGTTGAAGGTAGTCGTCTTTCCCGAATTTTAGGCGGCGCAGCTAATGAGGTGCAGTGTACCCTCGTGCGGGTACTACTGGAAGAGTACGGCAACGGTCGTTTATCTCGTAAGCATTCGACCTTTTTTGCTCAAATGTTGGCTGAGTTTGGTATGAACACCACACCAGAAGCATACTTTGATTTAGTCCCCTGGGAAGTTTTAGCTTGTGCCAATCATAATTTCTTGCTGACTGAACGCAGACGTTATTACCTGCGTTACAGTGGCGGATTGACCTATTTTGAAGTAGCTGGGCCTGCGGCTTATCGCAATTATCTCGCAGCCGCACAAAGATTAGGATTATCAAATGCAGCGATGGGTTATTGGGAATTGCACATCAGGGAAGATGAACGCCACGGACGCTGGATGCTGGACGATGTGGCTTTGCCTTTAGCACAACGTTATCCCGATGATGCTTGGGAGTTAGTACTGGGATATGACCAGGAAAAATTAATGGGCGATCGCGCGGCTGAAGCTGTTGTCAGGTCTACTCGCCAAGCTGAATCAATTAATTAA